A window of the Anaerobaca lacustris genome harbors these coding sequences:
- a CDS encoding DEAD/DEAH box helicase, which translates to MPELRPEQAEALAAWVQAGRRGQIIMPTGTGKTEVAFATMAEAKVATLIVAPVRDLMYQWHRRILATFGYDAGIVGDNLFDIRPVTVTTYDSAYIHMDKMGAGFGLLVFDEEHHLPGKCRREAAILSTAPLRLGLTATPERSDGLHADLDWLIGPVAYRMPFHKAKGSALADFDVVRIPVALNDDEQVIYDHCSRTVRQFIASRRKDLPNYAWQDLCKESGTDPEARHAQKSYYLKQSIENRAAEKLRVLEDIFRLHNGQQILVFAGSNAMAIEVSRRFLLPTILSHTRKRERLAVLEGFAKGLFSVLVANRVLDEGVDVPEAKVAVVIGGQGSTRQATQRLGRVLRRSGNSRATLYEVVCEDTKEVERSRKRRRSDAYERTLHRRV; encoded by the coding sequence TTGCCCGAACTGAGGCCGGAGCAGGCGGAGGCCCTTGCCGCCTGGGTCCAGGCGGGCCGGCGAGGTCAGATCATCATGCCCACGGGGACCGGCAAAACCGAGGTGGCCTTCGCGACCATGGCCGAGGCCAAGGTGGCGACGCTGATCGTCGCGCCCGTGCGCGATTTGATGTATCAGTGGCACAGGCGGATTCTGGCAACCTTCGGCTACGATGCGGGCATCGTCGGCGACAACCTCTTCGACATCCGGCCGGTGACCGTAACGACCTATGACAGCGCCTACATTCACATGGACAAAATGGGAGCCGGATTCGGCCTGCTGGTCTTCGACGAGGAGCATCACCTGCCGGGCAAGTGCCGGCGCGAGGCGGCGATTCTCAGCACCGCCCCCCTGCGGCTCGGACTGACGGCGACGCCCGAACGGTCCGACGGCCTGCACGCCGACCTGGACTGGCTCATCGGCCCCGTCGCGTATCGCATGCCCTTCCACAAGGCCAAGGGCTCGGCCCTCGCCGATTTTGACGTCGTGCGTATCCCGGTCGCGCTGAACGACGACGAACAAGTGATCTACGACCATTGCAGCCGAACGGTCCGCCAGTTCATCGCATCGCGTCGCAAAGACCTCCCGAACTATGCGTGGCAGGACCTCTGCAAGGAGTCAGGCACGGACCCCGAGGCCCGGCATGCGCAGAAGAGTTACTATCTCAAGCAGTCCATCGAGAACCGGGCCGCCGAAAAACTCCGCGTGCTCGAGGACATCTTCCGCCTGCACAACGGCCAGCAGATTCTGGTGTTCGCAGGCTCCAACGCCATGGCGATCGAGGTCTCCAGGCGGTTTCTGCTGCCAACGATCCTGTCCCATACGCGTAAGCGCGAGCGGCTGGCCGTTCTGGAAGGGTTCGCCAAGGGACTCTTCAGCGTCCTCGTCGCGAACCGGGTCCTCGACGAAGGGGTGGATGTGCCGGAGGCGAAGGTGGCGGTGGTGATCGGCGGCCAGGGTTCGACGCGGCAGGCCACCCAGAGACTCGGCCGCGTCCTGCGAAGGTCCGGCAATTCCAGGGCCACCCTGTACGAGGTCGTTTGCGAGGATACCAAGGAGGTCGAGCGTTCCCGAAAGAGACGCCGAAGCGATGCTTACGAGCGAACACTCCATCGTCGAGTATGA
- a CDS encoding hydroxypyruvate isomerase family protein yields MNDARKNAETGKAVGEGSLTRRDVLTAAAAVIGASSGLMGLPKAARGQTGRVVKNGRIKQSICGGCLRGMKLDQEQTARLLVEMGLVGRDLVGRNDWDVLKKYDLVATMVPGAGSIRQGLNDKSMHPKFMESFRTNIKAAADYKWPNVICMAGDRGGIGEEEGMDNCQAILKEAVKIAEDCDVTICMELLNSKVDHPGYMCDNYPWAFELCRRVDSPRFKMLFDIYHMQIMEGDLIATIRKNIQHIGHFHTAGVPGRHELDENQEIYYPAVMRAIVETGYDGYVAHEYTPTRDPLESLVQAVKACDV; encoded by the coding sequence ATGAACGACGCTCGCAAGAACGCAGAAACCGGCAAAGCTGTCGGTGAAGGCTCTCTCACGCGCCGTGATGTGCTGACCGCTGCGGCGGCCGTGATCGGCGCCTCGTCCGGACTGATGGGGTTGCCGAAGGCGGCGCGGGGCCAGACCGGAAGAGTCGTGAAGAACGGACGGATCAAACAATCGATCTGCGGCGGGTGTCTGCGCGGGATGAAGCTGGACCAGGAGCAGACGGCCAGGCTGCTGGTCGAGATGGGCCTGGTCGGTCGCGACTTGGTCGGCAGGAACGACTGGGACGTGCTCAAGAAGTACGATCTGGTCGCGACCATGGTGCCGGGGGCCGGGTCGATCAGGCAGGGGCTCAACGACAAGTCGATGCACCCCAAGTTCATGGAGAGTTTCCGGACGAACATCAAGGCGGCGGCCGACTACAAGTGGCCCAACGTGATCTGCATGGCCGGCGACCGGGGCGGGATCGGCGAGGAGGAGGGGATGGACAACTGCCAGGCCATCCTCAAAGAGGCGGTCAAGATCGCCGAGGACTGCGACGTGACCATCTGCATGGAGCTGCTCAACAGCAAGGTCGATCACCCCGGCTACATGTGCGACAACTACCCGTGGGCCTTCGAGCTGTGCCGCCGGGTGGACTCGCCGCGATTCAAGATGCTCTTCGACATCTATCACATGCAGATCATGGAGGGCGACCTGATCGCCACGATCCGCAAGAACATCCAGCACATCGGCCACTTCCATACGGCGGGCGTGCCGGGCCGGCACGAACTCGATGAGAACCAGGAGATCTACTACCCGGCCGTCATGCGCGCCATCGTGGAGACCGGATACGACGGCTACGTGGCGCATGAGTACACCCCGACGCGCGATCCTCTGGAGTCGCTCGTGCAGGCGGTGAAGGCCTGTGACGTATAG